DNA from Trachemys scripta elegans isolate TJP31775 chromosome 15, CAS_Tse_1.0, whole genome shotgun sequence:
AGTTAAAAATCTGTCCTGACCAAAATCCTGAATCCAGGCACCTGTGAACTTAAGTTCCACATTCAGCGATGGATctaaactttgcagctcaggcctATTTTAAACTGcaaatcttaattaaaaaaaaaaaaatcttgcataaTTGTAATTTGAAAATCTGCTAAAAATAACCTAATCAAAAAGTGTGATCTGTCCattgagtaactttctcttcgaGAGGGTGTCTCTCAACTCAGAGCCATAACTGTCACCTTGAAAGTCAAAGTCTAAGCTCTGCCAGTGTTAACAGAGTGCTAGCGTAGATAGGCCATCATTTTAAGCACCATGTTGTCTAACCTTGCTCAGGTCTAGTTGACATGaactagaattttcaaaagcagcttaaGTCCCAGCCTTGGTTCTTAAAACATTAGTGGCAGATCTAGACTAGTGCTACCAAAGTTCACAGCAGTGGAGTCTGAGCTTGTGTTTGGTCCAAGGGAGATTTTGGCATGACTTGTCCAGTGCAGACAGGGCTACACTCTGGCACCAAGGTTTCAGGGCAAGAGAGAATAGTTTGGTTTCTGCTCAGAGCTCACCACTACTGCTCCTTAACTGGGTGGAGGAGCTGCTGTTGAGCGGCAGGAGATGCTTAGCCTCATCAAACTCAAAGTACGTTGCCTCTGAAGAACTGCCAGCCCGGAAGCTTCAAGGTCACAGAGCAACAGCCAGTGATTGCACCCAAAGAAATAATTGCTCATTCAATAGTTACACTAGAAAATTTAGGGATATGAGGATTTTCAAAgggttaaatatatatatgcacactaGGAAATTGGTGCCTGTACCTATAGTATGCACAGATATGGACTCAAAGCAGCACATTAGACTTTATGTGGCAAGGTGCCCTGTTTATGCAGCAAAGCTACCCTGAATTAGGTAGAAAACTGAGACAGTTAATTGATTTCAAAGCTTGATAGCTTGAGTGGTTTTTAAGCTGGTGGAGCACGAAACAGAAATCTCCTGCAGGAGGAATGCTCCATATAGCAGATACCTTCCCGCTCCCATGTGGGACACCTGCAAGATTCCCCCAGACCTGTCCCATCATACTACTGTATGCTCCCTACACACACATTTAATTCCTCCTCGTAGGAACCTCCTCCGCTATTGAGTGGGCAAGTTTTTGAGTCAGAAGATGTCAGAAAAATTGGCTGATATCCATGATGCCTATATAAATACATACTCACTGTAATGTAGGAAAGCACAACTTTAATCTAGCAACTGTTCAGCAAGCAATTGTTCATGCTGACAGTCTGAACTTTTCCAGGTCTCTGCTACGTCCTTCTCATTAGCCTATTGCCATTCTTGATCTATTTTGACACTGACTCAGCCAGTGCAATAAAGAGACTCCTACAACATTGATTTTAGTCAGCCCAGATTCCACTTTACCACTCTTATCAGCAGACTTTATCACATCCCTTCCAAGAACAGCTACTATTCGTTTTATTGCACATGGTGGCAGAAATATTACTCTCCCCTTAATAGTTGGGCCTTAAATACAGCTGGCTTAATGCCACCTTTGCACCACCCAGCTGCTGGGCTAATCTGCGACCATTTTAGCCTCTGGCACAGGATAGAGCAGCTTGGGGAACTCCCTTGCACCCAACTGCCCATGGTCCTTATGGGTCACTCCAGCAGCACTTCAGGAATGTCCTTGACATGCCTCCTGCACAGGATGGTGTGGAGCTGGCTACACCAGCTGTAGGGCATGCTGTAATTTCCCCAACCAAGAGGTAAGGATATTTACCATCCTCTTTTGCTGGCCAAAAGGAACTGTGGACCACACATGAACTGGGCCCTTAGACTCTAGTAGCCTCAGGCTcccttagatctacttactgatGTCTAAACAGGTGGAGTTTACAAACAGAGGAGCCAGGAGGAGTGATACATGTGATAGAGGAAGATGCTGGATAGTTCAATGTTAGCCTCCCATTTGttcgcccctcctcccccccatgcctCTCTACTGGCCCCTCAATATGCAAGTTACCACAGCGTAGAATCTCTTCAAGCAAAGTTTGAGGGCCGGCTGGAAAAGTGATGTATAAGTGACACTTTGATACATGGTTTGGAGTCTAGTTTAGGGGATTCTAAGTAAGTCTTTTGGGAGCCTACATTGATATGTACACAGTGAGGGGGCTGGAAGAAGGTGCAAGTTACGCCCCTCTGTGCACATGGAATACATTCAGTCATTGGTTTGTCACATAGGAAGTGAATGGGCGATTGCTAAGCTATGTTAAACAAGCAACTCATAGCTAAACACACTAAGTCAAGCCAGCTGTAAGAGTTCCCCCATCTCTGAAGTAAGGGATGTGGGGAAATGGTTTGTAAATATTGGAACAAAAAAATTGTCTATTCTATAAAAACAATTACCTCGTTTTAGCCTCTCCATGGCACTTTTACTTCCAGCATATGTAGGTCTAATTTCTTTTCCTAATTCTTCTATGATAGCTAGAAGTTCTGCATATTTGCTTTGTGGTACTTGACTACTGCTGGTACCCTACAGTTTGAAAGAAATTAATCAATTATACATAGCAAAAAATAATAGCAGATTAAAACAATCATACGAATCTGTTTCATAATGTGCCCCAGTTGATCATGGTCACTTGCACTAAATGCATCAAGTTCATAGTTTTACAGGATTTTAAACACAATGCTGCATTAGCCCCTGCTCCTGCAATCGGCTACGAGGAGGTACCATGCAGTTGCAAGGATCTATTAGGGCAGATCTGACTGCAGGACTGAGACCTTTTAACATTTCATCAGAACAGTATTGCTATCATTAACTAGCACAACATACaacttcatctctctctcccctccattcatgggggggaggggaagagagatagctcagtggtttgagcattggcctgctaaacccagggttgtgagttcaatccttaaaggggcaaaatcaatacttggtcctgctagtgaaggcagggggctggactcaatgacctttcaaggtcccttccagctctatgagataggtatatctccatatattatattctAATTTTAAGTGGTCAGAAGGGCAGGGACTCATGGTTAGTTTTCAAGTATGTTAAAAATAGGTGGGGAGTCAGTGAGAGAGAGATACAAGAAAGCTGTCCATACACCCAGAGAAGGCCGCCTCCTCCCGATTAAATGGTAGAAGCAATTCCACAAAAATTGACCAGTTAGATTCTTGTAGCAGCCAACAGGAAGGTTTGGATCATGCATTTTATAACATTGTTTTGCTGGGGTAAATCTTAATTTACAGTTAAAGATATATTtactattaaatattattttgtattttaaaagtcaTACTAATAGAGTCCTGTTTGGTGCAGCCTTTGCCATCAAATTATAATCTTTGATCATTTTATACCTATGCCTTTGTCTTCAAACACAGCTCACATCACGGTTCACCAGTGGTCAGAAGGACAGGGACTCATGGTTAGTTATTAAATaccctgcctcagcatgggaggATGGATTAGacgacctcttgaagtccctttcaGACTTACATATGATTCTATAACCCCCAGTGAGCACTACAGTTAGTCTAATATGAAACCAGGATGCACGTGATGAATCTGTCTGCCATTTAGATTTCATTTCAAAGCAAGGGAGGGTCACATCAGTCTACATGCCACAATTCATACTACTGCTCAAACCTCGTCaccaatacaattttaaaaaattggaattttACCTGCATCCCTTGCGTATAGCCTAGAGACGGGGGTCCATAATCATTTATAAGCTGTCTGTATTGTGCAGAGGTTGCCATACTTGTGGAGGGAGAGTGaacacttccagcttttgaggaaGAAAAAATAGGAAAGCAAGATTTATTATCATTGGGGCATAATTCagtgaggtggtttttttaaataaacagtaacctgtcaacatttttttccagatcactaaCTCAAGAGTCACACTGTTCGCTGCAAACAGTACAGACAGTTAAAGTAACCATCCTGTAGTGTACACTGTACGTGTGAAAGTAGTGCAGGCCATAACATTACAGAT
Protein-coding regions in this window:
- the CDK2AP1 gene encoding cyclin-dependent kinase 2-associated protein 1 isoform X2, translated to MATSAQYRQLINDYGPPSLGYTQGMQGTSSSQVPQSKYAELLAIIEELGKEIRPTYAGSKSAMERLKRGIIHARGLVRECLAETERNARS